From one Mucilaginibacter inviolabilis genomic stretch:
- a CDS encoding SRPBCC family protein, which yields MAKIIQHQFFYPNPPELVWEYLTQPELIAQWLMKNNFQPVIGHEFNFHASPMPDMDFDGVFHCKVLEIVPFKKLSYSWNFGPGDGTLTTSVVNWTLNEKDNGTELLLIHRGFEGTNNFLSMFNSMEKGWLELIQKLLKIINNTANGTTQA from the coding sequence ATGGCAAAGATCATTCAGCATCAATTTTTTTATCCTAATCCGCCTGAGTTGGTTTGGGAATATCTGACACAGCCAGAGCTAATTGCTCAATGGTTGATGAAAAACAATTTTCAACCAGTGATAGGGCACGAATTTAATTTCCATGCCAGCCCCATGCCTGATATGGATTTTGACGGGGTTTTTCATTGTAAAGTTTTGGAGATCGTTCCTTTCAAAAAGCTCTCCTATTCATGGAATTTTGGTCCGGGCGATGGTACATTAACTACCTCTGTAGTAAACTGGACATTAAATGAAAAAGATAATGGCACCGAGCTTTTACTGATACATCGTGGATTTGAAGGTACAAACAACTTCCTGTCTATGTTCAACTCCATGGAAAAAGGCTGGTTAGAGCTTATCCAAAAACTTTTGAAAATAATCAACAACACTGCAAATGGAACAACACAGGCTTGA
- a CDS encoding ArsR/SmtB family transcription factor, giving the protein MEQHRLDAFQVIADPSRRQMLYLLSKDSLTINSLADNFDMSRPAVSKHIKVLYNAGFISIQDIGRERHCILKQDGFNELHKWLEYFDEFWGGKLKNLEALLNERTSKK; this is encoded by the coding sequence ATGGAACAACACAGGCTTGACGCATTCCAGGTAATTGCCGACCCGAGCCGGAGACAAATGTTGTACCTGCTCTCGAAAGATAGTTTAACCATTAATTCGCTGGCTGATAACTTTGATATGAGCAGGCCTGCGGTTTCCAAACACATTAAAGTGTTGTACAATGCGGGTTTTATTTCTATACAGGATATCGGCCGGGAAAGGCACTGTATCCTGAAACAGGATGGCTTTAACGAATTACATAAATGGTTAGAATATTTTGATGAATTCTGGGGTGGCAAATTGAAAAATTTGGAAGCCCTGTTAAACGAAAGAACAAGCAAAAAATAA
- a CDS encoding TonB-dependent receptor domain-containing protein produces the protein MNISFYKKVIEHFSRFSCRVILFISLLFCHVSGNSFGSPLEQVKTAGNISLKLVAVSIPQGLAVLENKAGCVINYNKSIFNESSRINIDVKDMSLPQVLKQMLTGTHVGFKFADEHTVLLYKLPAPVKPGKISGKVLDEKGETLPGASVRIIETGNGTQTSVDGEYILNVAPGTYTLEITYISYQTMRINGIVVTEDKNTPLNIALKPASSALKEVIVTASYRKASVDGLLTRQKNASEISNGISAEQLARTPDKNIGESLKRISGVSTIDNKFVLVRGIGERYNTAVLDGTILPSTEAQSRNFSFDMIPASLVDNVVVSKTITPDMNASFGGGLIQINTKDIPNENFMSFTAGASYNDQSTGKDFLSHKRGKYDYFGFDDGRRDFPKDLVHTNRSTDPNRALSDAEYQKKVVDQSKRFTNDNFTMYKYKTAPSQNYQFSIGRLLTLDTTNNNKLGFTGALSYRNTQNINVIDDQSRGGWDIQHPELNNGAAYVFNTTLGALLNVGLQLGKNRFSLRNTYTHVYDNTLTRITGYDLENGSSDLAAHKPPNRILEADDPTYTTLLQNKLSGQHQLGKAKIEWDVARTSVNREEKDAGIATQRPVLVGNSYQYFYDASKLTEPRINTTSRQHSYNKESHYSWNLSGTIPFTLAGIRSSVKTGYFGNHKKAEFNWQIAALASTEKLSDSSRYIPLSQMIDPKNMAYDKYLYAIDPSFLDSYEGKSQIHAGYVMLDNRIFDKLRLVWGLRGEYYKYTEIKQGAIIKGGAENIFSVKPDKRWQWLPSANLTYSPIQSLNIRGAVSSSVVRPELMDNNPFLRYSPTLDALYGNKGLYSTRINSYDLKTEWFPGLGEIISVGGFYKRFDKPVELNAIMVNGNPNYYLQNADWANVYGLEFELRKNFGFIADEGFLKNITAYGNLTLQKSTVQNTYTVDPGSGKPYIQVPTQQKRSLYGQSPYLYNLGLQYIGSHLGFNAAYNKSGRKTYIVSDDPTFIEYERPRDQLDIQISYRFLKNKMEVKFNMANLTNNIFNVYRNTASYEKIPGYTGEPGSDKSKGLRLKPGFSNNYEKGDQVMFQQRFGRTYSTSLTYNF, from the coding sequence ATGAATATAAGCTTTTACAAAAAAGTAATTGAACATTTTTCCAGATTTAGCTGCAGGGTAATCCTGTTTATATCCTTATTATTTTGCCATGTTTCAGGCAACTCATTTGGCTCTCCTTTAGAGCAGGTAAAGACCGCTGGCAACATCAGCCTTAAATTAGTAGCCGTAAGTATCCCTCAAGGACTGGCCGTATTAGAAAATAAGGCGGGTTGTGTAATCAACTATAACAAATCTATTTTTAATGAAAGCAGTCGTATCAATATCGATGTAAAAGATATGTCCTTGCCCCAGGTATTAAAGCAGATGCTCACCGGTACTCACGTAGGGTTCAAATTTGCCGATGAACATACTGTACTCCTATACAAGCTGCCGGCTCCTGTAAAACCAGGCAAAATCAGCGGGAAAGTACTCGACGAAAAAGGAGAAACCCTTCCCGGTGCATCTGTCAGAATAATTGAAACCGGAAACGGTACACAAACAAGTGTAGATGGCGAATATATATTAAATGTAGCCCCGGGCACTTATACACTGGAGATCACTTATATCTCTTACCAAACCATGCGCATTAACGGAATTGTGGTAACTGAGGATAAGAACACTCCTTTAAATATTGCTTTAAAACCGGCAAGCTCGGCATTAAAAGAAGTGATTGTTACGGCCAGCTATCGTAAGGCATCGGTTGATGGATTACTTACCCGGCAGAAAAATGCTTCGGAGATTAGTAATGGGATCAGTGCCGAACAACTTGCCCGCACACCTGATAAAAATATAGGTGAGAGTTTAAAAAGGATAAGCGGCGTAAGCACAATTGATAATAAGTTTGTATTGGTAAGAGGGATTGGCGAACGTTATAACACAGCTGTATTGGATGGAACGATACTGCCAAGTACCGAGGCGCAGAGCCGGAACTTCTCTTTTGATATGATCCCTGCAAGCCTGGTGGATAATGTGGTGGTGAGTAAAACGATTACACCCGATATGAATGCCAGCTTTGGTGGCGGCCTTATCCAAATTAATACCAAGGATATCCCAAATGAAAACTTTATGAGTTTCACTGCCGGTGCATCATACAATGACCAAAGCACCGGTAAAGATTTCCTGAGCCATAAACGCGGGAAATATGATTACTTCGGTTTTGACGACGGCCGGAGGGATTTCCCCAAGGATCTGGTTCATACCAACAGAAGTACAGATCCTAATCGTGCGCTTTCTGATGCGGAATATCAAAAAAAGGTAGTTGATCAAAGTAAAAGGTTTACGAATGACAATTTTACCATGTATAAATATAAAACGGCCCCTTCGCAAAACTACCAGTTTTCTATAGGCCGTTTATTGACATTGGATACTACAAACAATAACAAGTTAGGCTTTACCGGTGCCCTAAGTTATCGTAACACGCAAAATATTAATGTTATAGACGATCAATCCAGGGGAGGCTGGGATATTCAACACCCTGAATTAAATAATGGTGCGGCTTATGTATTTAACACCACTTTAGGAGCATTGTTAAATGTGGGTTTGCAACTGGGTAAAAACCGGTTTAGCCTGCGCAATACCTATACCCATGTGTATGATAATACATTGACAAGGATAACCGGCTACGATTTGGAGAATGGCAGCAGTGACCTGGCTGCTCATAAACCACCCAACAGGATTTTGGAAGCAGACGACCCAACTTATACCACTTTGCTGCAAAATAAACTGAGTGGACAGCATCAATTAGGAAAAGCAAAAATTGAATGGGATGTTGCCAGAACTTCGGTAAACAGGGAAGAAAAAGACGCGGGTATTGCTACGCAGCGCCCGGTTTTAGTGGGTAATAGTTATCAATATTTTTATGATGCCAGTAAACTTACAGAGCCTAGAATAAATACTACCTCCCGCCAACATTCATATAATAAGGAAAGCCACTATTCCTGGAACCTTTCGGGAACAATACCATTTACCCTGGCAGGTATTCGTAGCAGCGTTAAAACTGGATATTTCGGTAATCATAAAAAGGCAGAATTTAACTGGCAGATAGCGGCTTTGGCAAGCACTGAAAAATTGTCTGATAGTTCCAGATACATACCCTTGAGCCAGATGATCGATCCTAAAAATATGGCTTATGATAAATATTTATATGCGATAGATCCATCCTTCCTGGATAGCTACGAAGGCAAGAGCCAAATACATGCGGGTTATGTGATGTTGGATAACCGGATATTTGATAAACTCAGGCTGGTGTGGGGTTTACGTGGCGAGTACTATAAATATACCGAGATTAAACAAGGTGCAATTATTAAAGGAGGGGCAGAAAATATATTTTCGGTAAAACCCGATAAGCGCTGGCAATGGCTCCCTTCGGCTAATTTAACCTATAGCCCGATACAATCCCTGAATATCAGGGGCGCTGTTTCCAGCAGTGTGGTAAGGCCCGAATTGATGGATAATAACCCATTTCTGAGGTATAGTCCTACATTAGATGCTTTATATGGTAACAAGGGCTTGTATAGCACCCGTATCAACAGTTATGATCTTAAAACGGAATGGTTCCCGGGGTTGGGTGAAATTATCTCTGTAGGAGGTTTTTATAAGCGGTTTGATAAACCTGTAGAATTGAACGCCATTATGGTGAATGGTAATCCTAATTATTACCTCCAGAATGCTGACTGGGCAAATGTATATGGCCTTGAATTTGAATTGCGTAAAAATTTCGGCTTTATAGCTGACGAGGGGTTCCTCAAAAATATAACCGCTTATGGCAACCTTACCCTACAAAAATCAACTGTACAAAATACCTATACTGTAGATCCCGGAAGCGGAAAACCATACATACAAGTTCCCACTCAACAAAAACGATCCCTGTATGGGCAATCGCCTTACCTGTATAATCTGGGACTTCAATACATCGGCAGCCATCTTGGTTTTAACGCTGCTTATAATAAATCGGGACGTAAAACCTATATCGTTAGTGACGATCCTACTTTCATTGAATATGAAAGGCCAAGGGATCAGTTGGATATTCAAATCAGCTATCGTTTCTTGAAAAATAAGATGGAAGTTAAATTCAACATGGCCAATCTTACTAATAATATATTCAATGTTTACCGTAATACAGCCAGTTACGAAAAAATTCCCGGGTATACAGGAGAGCCTGGCAGCGACAAAAGCAAAGGTTTACGCCTGAAGCCCGGATTTAGCAATAATTATGAAAAAGGTGACCAGGTGATGTTTCAACAGCGGTTTGGCCGCACCTACAGCACATCACTTACCTATAATTTTTAA
- a CDS encoding beta-N-acetylhexosaminidase, which yields MKKNLFLFFLILIGGNTFAQQANEVNIVPKPTFAEKGVGQFVIDHRTSIVAKESDAQKVAAIFNYFLKKQYGFTLKINNAAAGSAIVLNTSSAKLPNESYQLKVTNKGVNIQGSRAGVFYGVQSLLQLIQQKGSQLVVPVVNINDEPNFAYRGLMLDVGRHFFDANEIKKILDVMASLKLNTLHWHLTDDQGWRLEIKKYPKLTAISAWRDSTIIGQYYDFKPFVYDGKKSGGFYTQEQAREVVKYAAERNIEVIPEIEMPGHSTAVLAAYPELGNGTGPYKVPGYWGVHNTIYNPGEPTFQFLQDVLTEVMAIFPSKYIHIGGDEVPKDEWKTSALAQKLIHENKLKDEHELQSWFINRIEKFLNKNGKSLIGWDEILEGGLTPNATVMSWRGEAGGIQAAKEGHNVIMSPNSNMYIDHAQAKDAKTEPLAIGGFLPLDVVYNYNPRPTALTADQQKHILGVQANMWTEYIPTNNKLEYMLFPRVIALAEVGWTKTENKNYEDFVGKRLPVVLESIEKSGINYRIPEASVVITDDAASKRKKITITSFVADSKVYYTLDGHKADNTADLYSAPILSPMTNGKPLTLKYIIVTRENKTSNEFSVDIK from the coding sequence ATGAAAAAAAATCTCTTCTTATTCTTCCTGATCCTAATCGGAGGGAACACGTTTGCTCAACAAGCCAACGAAGTAAACATTGTACCCAAACCAACCTTTGCCGAAAAAGGCGTTGGTCAGTTTGTCATTGATCACCGCACCAGCATCGTGGCCAAAGAATCCGATGCTCAAAAAGTGGCTGCTATATTCAATTATTTCCTGAAAAAGCAATACGGGTTTACCTTAAAGATCAATAATGCAGCAGCCGGAAGCGCTATTGTTTTAAATACCTCATCTGCTAAGTTACCCAATGAAAGTTATCAGCTTAAAGTAACCAACAAGGGTGTAAATATACAGGGAAGCCGTGCCGGTGTGTTTTATGGCGTTCAGTCCTTATTGCAGCTTATTCAGCAAAAAGGCAGTCAATTAGTAGTACCTGTAGTAAATATTAATGATGAACCCAATTTTGCCTATCGCGGCCTGATGCTGGATGTTGGCCGGCATTTTTTTGATGCCAACGAGATCAAAAAAATCCTGGATGTAATGGCATCCCTAAAGCTAAATACCCTGCACTGGCATTTAACAGACGACCAGGGCTGGCGTTTGGAAATAAAAAAATATCCCAAGCTAACCGCCATCAGCGCCTGGCGCGATTCCACTATTATCGGTCAATATTATGATTTCAAACCATTTGTTTACGATGGCAAAAAAAGCGGTGGTTTTTACACCCAGGAGCAGGCCCGTGAAGTTGTAAAATACGCGGCCGAAAGAAATATTGAAGTGATACCCGAAATTGAAATGCCCGGCCATAGCACAGCCGTATTAGCTGCCTATCCCGAATTGGGTAATGGAACCGGTCCGTACAAAGTACCAGGCTATTGGGGTGTACACAATACCATTTATAATCCCGGTGAGCCTACGTTTCAGTTTTTACAGGATGTTTTGACCGAGGTGATGGCTATTTTTCCGAGCAAGTATATCCACATTGGTGGTGACGAAGTACCAAAGGATGAGTGGAAAACCTCGGCACTGGCACAAAAGCTCATCCATGAAAATAAGCTAAAGGACGAACACGAACTGCAAAGCTGGTTTATTAACCGTATAGAAAAGTTTTTAAATAAGAACGGCAAAAGCTTAATTGGCTGGGACGAAATATTAGAAGGCGGATTAACACCCAACGCAACTGTAATGAGCTGGAGGGGCGAAGCCGGTGGCATACAGGCAGCCAAAGAAGGCCATAACGTAATCATGTCGCCTAATAGTAATATGTATATAGATCATGCTCAGGCCAAAGATGCTAAAACAGAACCCCTGGCTATTGGTGGTTTCCTGCCATTAGATGTAGTTTACAATTACAATCCGCGGCCAACGGCGTTGACTGCTGATCAGCAAAAACATATTTTAGGTGTGCAGGCCAATATGTGGACCGAGTATATACCTACCAATAACAAGTTAGAGTACATGCTGTTCCCTCGTGTAATTGCGCTGGCAGAAGTGGGCTGGACAAAAACCGAGAACAAGAATTATGAAGATTTTGTTGGCAAGCGGCTACCGGTAGTTTTGGAGTCGATAGAAAAATCGGGCATAAATTACCGGATCCCGGAAGCTAGTGTGGTGATTACTGACGATGCGGCAAGCAAAAGAAAAAAGATAACCATTACGTCTTTTGTTGCCGACAGTAAAGTATATTATACTCTAGATGGACATAAGGCCGATAATACTGCTGATCTGTATTCAGCCCCAATCCTATCGCCCATGACTAATGGCAAACCTTTAACTTTAAAATATATTATAGTTACCCGCGAAAACAAAACGAGCAATGAATTTAGTGTTGATATTAAATAA
- a CDS encoding beta-N-acetylhexosaminidase has translation MKNILSIIAISFCSAAYAQNYTAIIPEPVSLVQGKGTFVIDDRTSLIIPSGSSELTALGNRANEWINTLSGVTLPVKNKATASEHSISLLLNPALNNPGNDEGYELSITEHEIKLQARKTAGIFYGLQTLRQLLSLSNEANKQHSLPVVEIVDYPRLKWRGLMLDVSRHFFSKDFVKKYIDDMARYKFNVFHWHLTDDQGWRIEIKSLPRLTEVGAWRVPRTGGWWSYDPPQKNEKTTYGGYYTQQDIKEIIAYAAERHITIVPEIDVPGHSLAAIAAYPYLSATGYIYSVNPGSKFYNIDDNTLNPADERVYTFLDKVFTEVAALFPGDYIHIGGDEATKYFWQQSAVVQDFMKQQGIKTEHELQSYFIKRVEKMLKKKKKKIIGWNEILEGGLAPEATVMSWQGMQGGIEAAKQGHQVIFTPSSNTYLDLYQGDPQLEPLTYDMLRLQTAYQWNPVPAGIDSTLVLGGQGNLWSEAVPTGRHAEYMTWPRSLALSEVFWSPRAKQNWAGFQKKLEPQFKVLDAAHINYSTAAFDVLATAKLDEQKQLLASLSTDIDNLEIYYTLDNTNPDTSSTRYSGTPIVIPKGIYQLRAQSFKGNAAAGKLLIVPREELEKRAR, from the coding sequence ATGAAAAATATACTATCTATAATAGCCATAAGCTTTTGCTCTGCGGCTTATGCACAAAATTATACGGCCATTATTCCCGAGCCGGTATCCCTGGTTCAGGGTAAGGGCACATTTGTAATCGACGATCGTACTTCTTTAATCATACCATCGGGCAGCTCTGAACTTACGGCGCTGGGCAATCGTGCTAATGAATGGATCAACACGCTGTCGGGTGTTACCTTACCGGTAAAAAACAAAGCAACAGCATCCGAGCATTCCATCAGCCTATTGTTAAATCCGGCATTAAACAACCCGGGCAATGACGAAGGCTACGAGCTGTCTATTACCGAGCATGAAATAAAATTACAGGCACGTAAAACGGCTGGTATATTTTATGGTTTGCAGACATTGCGGCAGTTGCTTTCTCTTTCAAACGAAGCCAATAAGCAGCATAGTTTACCTGTGGTAGAAATTGTGGATTACCCCCGCTTAAAATGGCGCGGATTGATGCTCGATGTAAGCCGGCATTTTTTTTCAAAAGACTTTGTAAAAAAATATATTGATGATATGGCCCGCTATAAATTCAATGTTTTTCACTGGCATTTAACAGACGACCAGGGTTGGCGGATAGAAATAAAATCACTTCCCCGCTTAACGGAAGTGGGTGCCTGGCGTGTGCCCAGAACAGGAGGCTGGTGGTCTTATGATCCGCCTCAAAAAAATGAAAAGACTACCTATGGCGGATATTATACCCAGCAGGACATCAAAGAAATTATAGCTTACGCCGCCGAAAGACACATAACCATTGTGCCCGAAATTGATGTTCCCGGCCATTCGCTGGCAGCTATTGCAGCCTATCCTTATTTGTCGGCAACAGGATATATCTATTCTGTAAATCCCGGAAGTAAATTTTATAATATCGACGACAATACCCTAAACCCGGCAGACGAACGCGTGTATACTTTTTTGGATAAAGTTTTTACAGAAGTGGCTGCTTTGTTCCCGGGAGATTATATCCACATCGGTGGCGACGAAGCGACAAAGTACTTCTGGCAGCAATCGGCCGTGGTACAGGATTTTATGAAACAACAAGGGATAAAAACGGAGCACGAACTGCAAAGTTATTTTATAAAAAGAGTAGAAAAGATGCTGAAGAAAAAGAAGAAAAAAATAATTGGATGGAATGAAATTCTGGAAGGCGGGCTGGCTCCCGAAGCAACGGTGATGAGCTGGCAAGGTATGCAGGGAGGGATAGAAGCCGCTAAACAAGGGCACCAGGTTATTTTTACACCCAGCAGTAATACCTATCTGGATCTTTACCAGGGCGATCCGCAATTAGAACCTCTCACGTACGATATGCTGCGCTTACAAACAGCCTATCAATGGAACCCTGTTCCAGCAGGAATAGACAGTACATTGGTGTTAGGCGGGCAGGGTAATTTATGGTCGGAGGCTGTACCAACCGGGCGGCATGCCGAATACATGACATGGCCACGCTCTCTGGCATTATCCGAGGTCTTTTGGTCGCCACGGGCAAAACAAAACTGGGCCGGTTTTCAAAAAAAATTAGAGCCCCAGTTTAAAGTTTTGGATGCTGCGCACATCAATTACTCTACAGCGGCTTTTGACGTACTGGCGACTGCAAAGCTTGATGAGCAAAAGCAATTACTGGCTTCTCTCAGCACAGATATTGACAATCTGGAAATTTACTATACGCTTGATAATACCAACCCTGATACATCCAGCACCCGTTACAGCGGTACCCCGATAGTTATTCCTAAGGGCATCTATCAATTAAGAGCGCAATCATTTAAAGGAAATGCCGCTGCAGGAAAATTGCTGATCGTTCCGCGTGAAGAATTAGAGAAAAGGGCCAGGTAA
- a CDS encoding alpha-L-fucosidase translates to MKHILSIMAIGFCSTAFAQNYTAISPTDSQQEIVIKAAHVTPSPRQLRWQELEFTAFLHFGMNTFTNREWGDGKEDTKLFNPSQLDAAQWVRTCKLAGIKQVIITAKHHDGFCLWPSKYTEHSVKNSPWKNGQGDVVKEVADACHQQGVGFGIYLSPWDRNNPDYGDTEKYNAYFMNQLTELLSNYGRVDEVWFDGANGEGPNGKKPVYHFDAWYSLIRKLQPSAVIAIMGPDVRWVGTESGYGRVSEWSVIPIDQQNNAGTEKDSQKDIAFKPKGDMTGSDLGNRDKISKAKALVWYPAETDVSIRPGWFYHETEDNQVKSPEKLLDIYYSSVGRNSVLLLNIPPDKQGLINEHDQKNLMAWKNIIDQTFKTNLLKGAKINSVNGINAKALLNGDLHNYWTTKSKDTTAVIEFNLPKPQTFDVLSLQENITVGQRIEKFNLEYFNGTSWEQIAEGTTVGAKRLIRFKPVTAQKVRLNITSSRLNPTLTAMGLYKQFTGH, encoded by the coding sequence ATGAAACATATATTATCCATAATGGCCATAGGCTTTTGCTCTACGGCTTTCGCACAAAATTACACGGCCATCAGCCCAACAGATTCCCAACAGGAAATTGTAATTAAAGCCGCGCATGTTACCCCTTCACCACGGCAATTACGCTGGCAGGAATTGGAGTTTACCGCGTTTTTACATTTCGGCATGAACACCTTTACCAACCGAGAGTGGGGTGATGGAAAGGAAGACACCAAACTGTTTAACCCAAGCCAACTGGATGCCGCCCAATGGGTACGCACCTGCAAACTGGCCGGGATAAAACAGGTGATCATTACGGCCAAACATCACGACGGCTTTTGTCTGTGGCCGAGTAAATACACAGAGCATTCCGTAAAAAACAGCCCCTGGAAAAACGGGCAGGGCGATGTGGTAAAAGAAGTAGCCGATGCCTGCCACCAACAAGGTGTTGGTTTTGGTATTTATCTTTCGCCATGGGACAGGAACAATCCCGATTATGGCGATACCGAAAAGTATAACGCTTATTTCATGAATCAGCTGACTGAACTACTGAGCAATTATGGCCGTGTTGATGAAGTTTGGTTCGATGGCGCCAACGGCGAGGGCCCGAACGGTAAAAAGCCGGTGTATCATTTTGATGCCTGGTATAGTTTGATCCGTAAGTTACAGCCCAGCGCCGTAATAGCCATTATGGGCCCGGATGTACGTTGGGTGGGCACCGAAAGCGGTTATGGCCGTGTATCTGAGTGGAGCGTTATCCCTATCGATCAGCAAAACAATGCGGGTACAGAAAAAGATTCGCAAAAAGATATCGCTTTTAAACCCAAAGGGGATATGACCGGGAGTGATCTGGGGAACCGCGACAAAATAAGCAAGGCGAAAGCCCTGGTATGGTATCCTGCCGAAACAGATGTATCTATAAGACCGGGATGGTTTTATCATGAAACGGAAGATAACCAGGTAAAATCTCCCGAGAAACTGTTGGATATCTATTACAGTTCTGTAGGCCGTAATTCTGTTTTACTACTCAATATCCCACCTGATAAACAAGGGTTGATCAATGAACATGATCAGAAAAATTTGATGGCATGGAAAAACATCATCGATCAAACTTTTAAAACCAACCTGTTGAAAGGAGCAAAGATCAACTCAGTAAATGGCATCAATGCCAAAGCTTTATTAAACGGCGATCTCCATAACTACTGGACCACAAAAAGTAAAGACACCACAGCGGTTATCGAATTCAACCTGCCCAAACCGCAAACATTTGATGTATTGAGTTTGCAGGAAAATATCACAGTTGGTCAGCGTATCGAAAAATTCAACCTGGAATATTTTAACGGAACAAGCTGGGAACAAATAGCCGAAGGTACTACGGTTGGCGCCAAAAGGCTGATCCGTTTTAAACCGGTTACCGCTCAAAAGGTGAGATTAAACATCACATCGTCCAGGCTAAACCCAACGTTAACAGCGATGGGTTTATATAAACAGTTTACCGGGCATTAA
- a CDS encoding SRPBCC family protein, which translates to MRDQNYTIVFTVDQTPEEVFNAINNVYGWWTETMEGSSQKLNDEFEVRFGEVHYSKQKLIEVIPGKKVVWFVTDSKLNFVKDKSEWTGTQIVFEIAEYGSKTEVRFTHVGLTPQYECYRACSNAWCGYITNSLSSLITTGEGQPTEKEEVNS; encoded by the coding sequence ATGAGAGATCAAAATTATACCATCGTTTTTACGGTTGATCAGACCCCGGAGGAAGTTTTTAACGCGATCAATAATGTTTATGGATGGTGGACAGAAACGATGGAAGGCAGTTCACAAAAATTAAATGATGAATTTGAAGTCCGTTTTGGGGAGGTGCATTACTCCAAACAAAAATTAATAGAGGTAATTCCCGGCAAAAAAGTTGTTTGGTTTGTTACCGATAGTAAACTCAATTTTGTGAAAGATAAAAGCGAGTGGACAGGTACCCAAATTGTTTTTGAAATTGCCGAATATGGCAGCAAGACAGAAGTGCGTTTTACACACGTTGGTTTAACGCCCCAATATGAATGTTATCGTGCCTGTTCAAATGCCTGGTGCGGTTATATAACCAATAGCTTAAGTAGTTTGATCACTACCGGCGAAGGACAACCAACCGAAAAAGAAGAAGTGAATTCCTGA
- a CDS encoding SRPBCC family protein: protein MKNQSFNTTILVDQTPKQAFDAINNVRGWWSEETKGDTDKPGAVFYYHYQDLHSCTFQITELEPGKKVVWHVLHNYFNFVNDQNEWIDTDVVFEITSKGDKTEIHFTHLGLEPDHECYDICSNAWGTYITKSLYDLITKGKGEPNPIEEIVKKARKMKAEL from the coding sequence ATGAAAAATCAAAGTTTCAACACTACCATTCTGGTAGACCAAACCCCAAAACAAGCTTTTGATGCCATCAATAATGTGCGCGGATGGTGGTCGGAAGAAACCAAAGGTGATACGGATAAACCTGGTGCCGTATTTTACTACCATTATCAGGATCTCCACTCCTGTACCTTCCAGATCACTGAATTAGAGCCCGGCAAAAAGGTTGTTTGGCATGTGCTGCACAACTACTTTAATTTTGTAAATGATCAGAATGAGTGGATTGATACAGATGTTGTTTTTGAAATTACTAGTAAAGGCGACAAAACAGAGATCCACTTTACCCATCTTGGATTGGAGCCGGATCACGAGTGCTATGATATTTGTTCAAATGCCTGGGGAACGTATATCACCAAAAGCCTGTACGATCTTATTACCAAAGGTAAAGGTGAGCCAAATCCTATAGAAGAGATTGTAAAAAAAGCCCGCAAAATGAAAGCTGAATTATAA